One genomic window of Acidobacteriota bacterium includes the following:
- a CDS encoding FAD-dependent oxidoreductase — MPELKIAVIGGGPGGLSAAQFLRESGHHPVVFERENRIGGKSFSFGNGDAFNEMGTCYTTRQHVIVKRWMKQHGIHLKRLGEARYDDAPVVDYVKKGAGPPLAVQALKFVSEAGRLRRRIAAEPSNPAVLAESAMTVNDWLARLNLPKLDLAMHRILPAQGYGYAQEVTIGQTVQWCDFDLLISGVLNDMHMPVEGWSEFWNRFATRFEVRLEAPVDALDRSEDRVVVVAGGKGEAFDAAVSTVPMDEFMRLTPLLPAERAVLYGVEWQNYTTTLVSSKNWFTGAQVHGYSRACKDPSLRGAMLGSRREGEMTEDGAHLYVTGQFSNGLTPPELREILLADLERLGVVADTLIYARTWKYFPQYRAEAVADGLFSAMREAQGGKRTWFSGATFSHELVSSVVERSRLSVRDLVKRLG; from the coding sequence ATGCCAGAGTTGAAAATAGCGGTGATCGGCGGCGGACCGGGGGGCTTGAGCGCAGCTCAGTTCCTCCGCGAGTCCGGCCATCATCCCGTTGTTTTCGAACGCGAAAACCGGATCGGCGGCAAGTCCTTCTCGTTCGGGAACGGGGATGCCTTCAATGAGATGGGCACCTGCTACACGACCCGCCAGCATGTCATCGTCAAGCGCTGGATGAAGCAGCACGGCATCCACCTGAAGCGCCTGGGCGAGGCGCGGTATGACGATGCGCCGGTGGTGGACTATGTGAAAAAGGGCGCCGGGCCGCCGCTGGCGGTGCAGGCGCTGAAGTTCGTCAGCGAGGCCGGCCGGCTGCGGCGGCGGATTGCGGCCGAGCCGTCGAACCCGGCGGTGCTGGCGGAATCGGCGATGACCGTGAACGACTGGCTGGCGCGTCTGAACCTGCCGAAACTGGACCTCGCGATGCACCGGATCCTGCCGGCGCAGGGCTATGGCTACGCGCAGGAAGTCACCATCGGCCAGACGGTGCAGTGGTGCGATTTCGACCTGCTGATCTCCGGCGTGCTGAACGACATGCACATGCCGGTGGAGGGATGGAGCGAGTTCTGGAACCGGTTCGCCACAAGGTTCGAGGTGCGGCTCGAGGCGCCGGTGGACGCGCTTGACCGTAGCGAGGACCGGGTGGTGGTGGTCGCGGGCGGCAAGGGCGAGGCGTTCGATGCGGCGGTATCGACCGTGCCGATGGACGAGTTCATGCGCCTGACGCCGCTGCTGCCGGCCGAGCGTGCAGTGCTGTACGGCGTGGAGTGGCAGAATTACACGACGACGCTGGTCTCATCCAAGAACTGGTTCACGGGCGCGCAGGTGCATGGCTATTCGCGGGCCTGCAAGGACCCGTCGCTGCGCGGCGCGATGCTGGGCTCTCGGCGCGAAGGCGAGATGACAGAAGACGGCGCGCATCTCTACGTGACGGGGCAGTTCTCCAACGGCCTGACGCCGCCGGAATTGCGCGAGATCCTGCTCGCGGACCTGGAGCGCCTGGGCGTGGTGGCCGATACGCTGATCTATGCGCGGACGTGGAAGTATTTCCCGCAGTACCGCGCTGAAGCGGTGGCCGACGGCCTGTTTTCCGCGATGCGCGAGGCGCAGGGCGGCAAGCGGACCTGGTTCAGCGGCGCAACCTTCTCGCATGAGCTGGTTTCGTCCGTGGTCGAACGGTCCCGCCTGTCGGTGCGCGATCTGGTGAAGCGGCTGGGGTAG
- a CDS encoding ferric reductase-like transmembrane domain-containing protein, whose amino-acid sequence MAARFTVVSWTPFKKAYDAVLGLGLALFFAAHLGAGLMAAPAGQEVSLIQMVIRTCGAAAFSLLTIILCIGPLARLTPKALPVLYNRRHLGVVCFLIALVHAALVILWYHGFSQVNAFVSLLISNPRYASFGGFPFESLGLAALLILFVMAATSHDFWNGVLGARLWKWIHMGVYAAYGLLVAHVMLGAAQGEAGLAPAALAGGSALLVCGLHLAAGLKTRAADRAMATEVDGWLDAGEAAAIPDGRAVILVPPVGERIAVFRDGANIHAVANACRHQGGPLGEGRIIGGCIVCPWHGFQYRPEDGCSPPPYSEKIPTYRTRIVEGRVRVEPVAQPPGTAMAPSVIGEAG is encoded by the coding sequence ATGGCGGCGCGCTTCACGGTGGTCAGCTGGACCCCCTTCAAGAAGGCGTATGACGCGGTGCTGGGTCTTGGCCTTGCGCTGTTCTTCGCGGCGCACCTTGGGGCCGGCCTGATGGCGGCGCCGGCGGGGCAGGAGGTGTCGCTGATCCAGATGGTGATCCGCACCTGCGGAGCGGCGGCGTTCAGCCTGCTGACGATCATCCTCTGCATCGGGCCGCTGGCGCGGCTGACGCCGAAGGCTTTGCCGGTGCTGTACAACCGTCGGCATCTGGGGGTGGTCTGCTTCCTCATCGCGCTGGTGCATGCGGCGCTGGTGATCCTCTGGTATCACGGCTTCTCGCAGGTGAACGCGTTTGTCTCGCTGCTGATTTCCAATCCGCGCTATGCCTCGTTCGGCGGGTTTCCTTTCGAGAGCCTTGGGCTGGCGGCGCTGCTGATCCTGTTCGTGATGGCGGCGACGAGCCATGATTTCTGGAACGGCGTGCTGGGCGCGCGGCTGTGGAAGTGGATCCACATGGGCGTTTATGCCGCCTACGGACTGCTTGTGGCGCATGTGATGCTGGGCGCCGCGCAGGGCGAGGCGGGGCTTGCGCCGGCGGCGCTGGCGGGCGGGTCGGCGCTGCTGGTCTGCGGGCTGCATCTGGCGGCGGGGTTGAAGACGCGGGCTGCGGACCGTGCAATGGCAACCGAGGTCGACGGCTGGCTGGACGCGGGCGAGGCGGCCGCGATTCCGGACGGGCGGGCGGTGATCCTCGTGCCGCCGGTGGGCGAGCGGATCGCCGTGTTCCGCGACGGGGCGAATATCCATGCGGTTGCCAATGCCTGCCGGCACCAGGGCGGGCCGCTGGGCGAGGGGCGGATCATCGGCGGGTGTATCGTCTGCCCCTGGCACGGCTTCCAGTACCGGCCGGAAGATGGCTGCTCGCCGCCGCCCTACAGCGAGAAGATACCGACTTACCGTACACGGATCGTAGAGGGGCGGGTGCGGGTCGAGCCCGTTGCGCAGCCGCCCGGCACGGCGATGGCGCCGTCGGTGATCGGCGAGGCGGGCTGA
- the parE gene encoding DNA topoisomerase IV subunit B: MAAAKQLKSDDLLSHSSAYSAKDIEVLEGLEPVRKRPGMYIGGTDERAWHHLFAEVLDNAMDEAVAGYANRIEIKLTNDGYLAVTDNGRGIPVDPHPKFPKKSALEVIMTTLHSGGKFSDKAYSTAGGLHGVGISVVNALSEHVEVEVARDRTVYRQEFSRGTPMGKLAKVGTTPNRRGTMVRFKPDPQIFGDKLRWRPARLFQMARSKAYLFRGVEVRWSCDADLLPEDSKIPADAVLSYPNGLADQLDEVFHDKATITESAFTGLVDMGHDGKVEWAIAWTQAGFGEQDGFARSYCNTIPTPEGGTHEAGFRSAITKGLRNFGELTGNKKAAEITAEDVMGHSGFLLSVFIRGPEFVGQTKDKLSSTHAFRLVEAAVRDHFDHWLAQSPKEANKLLSWAIDRADERARRRKAKEVSRKSATKKLRLPGKLADCSAKGPEGTELFLVEGDSAGGSAKQGRNRETQAILPLRGKILNVESASDDKLMGNQELSDLSLALGTELGRRFNLDDLRYERIIIMTDADVDGAHIAALLITFFYRLTPGLIEAGRLYLAQPPLYKLANKGNIHYAMDDEDRARITREHFKGNQKIELTRFKGLGEMNPAQLKETTMSPGSRILARVTLPDSMDELTEMKPAELINTLMGKKAELRFKFIQENAAFVEELDI, encoded by the coding sequence ATGGCCGCCGCCAAGCAATTGAAGTCCGACGACCTCCTGTCCCATTCCAGCGCCTACTCCGCCAAGGACATCGAGGTCCTGGAAGGCCTGGAGCCCGTCCGCAAGCGCCCCGGCATGTATATCGGCGGCACCGACGAGCGCGCCTGGCACCACCTGTTCGCCGAAGTCCTCGACAACGCGATGGACGAGGCGGTCGCCGGCTACGCCAACCGTATCGAGATCAAGCTCACCAATGACGGCTACCTCGCCGTCACCGACAACGGACGCGGCATCCCGGTCGACCCGCACCCGAAATTCCCCAAGAAATCAGCGCTCGAAGTCATCATGACCACGCTGCACTCGGGCGGCAAGTTCTCCGACAAGGCCTACTCGACCGCCGGCGGCCTGCACGGCGTCGGCATCTCGGTCGTCAACGCGCTCTCCGAACACGTGGAAGTCGAAGTCGCCCGCGACCGCACCGTCTACCGCCAGGAATTCTCCCGCGGCACCCCCATGGGCAAGCTCGCCAAGGTCGGCACCACGCCGAACCGCCGCGGCACCATGGTCCGCTTCAAGCCGGACCCGCAGATCTTCGGCGACAAGCTGCGCTGGCGCCCGGCCCGCCTGTTCCAGATGGCCCGCTCGAAGGCCTATCTCTTCCGGGGTGTCGAAGTGCGCTGGTCCTGCGACGCAGACCTGCTGCCGGAAGACTCGAAAATCCCCGCCGACGCGGTCCTCTCCTATCCGAACGGCCTCGCCGACCAGCTGGACGAAGTGTTCCACGACAAGGCCACGATCACCGAATCGGCCTTCACCGGCCTCGTCGACATGGGCCATGACGGCAAGGTCGAGTGGGCCATCGCCTGGACCCAGGCCGGCTTCGGCGAACAGGACGGCTTCGCCCGCTCCTACTGCAACACCATCCCGACCCCCGAAGGCGGCACCCACGAGGCCGGCTTCCGCTCGGCCATCACCAAGGGCCTGCGCAATTTCGGCGAACTGACCGGCAACAAGAAAGCCGCCGAGATCACCGCCGAGGATGTCATGGGCCATTCCGGCTTCCTGCTCTCGGTCTTCATCCGCGGCCCGGAATTCGTCGGCCAGACGAAAGACAAGCTCTCTTCCACGCACGCCTTCCGCCTCGTCGAAGCCGCCGTGCGCGACCACTTCGACCACTGGCTCGCCCAGTCCCCCAAGGAAGCCAACAAGCTCCTCTCCTGGGCGATCGACCGCGCCGACGAGCGCGCCCGCCGCCGCAAGGCGAAGGAAGTCTCCCGCAAGTCGGCGACCAAGAAGCTGCGCCTGCCCGGCAAGCTCGCCGACTGTTCGGCGAAGGGCCCGGAAGGCACCGAACTCTTCCTCGTCGAAGGCGACTCGGCCGGCGGCTCCGCCAAGCAGGGCCGCAACCGCGAGACGCAGGCCATCCTGCCCCTGCGCGGCAAGATCCTGAACGTCGAATCCGCTTCCGACGACAAGCTGATGGGCAACCAGGAACTCTCGGACCTCTCCCTTGCCCTCGGCACCGAGCTCGGCCGCCGCTTCAACCTCGATGACCTGCGCTATGAGCGCATCATCATCATGACCGACGCCGACGTCGACGGCGCCCATATCGCCGCGCTGCTGATCACCTTCTTCTACCGCCTGACCCCCGGCCTGATCGAAGCCGGTCGCCTCTACCTCGCCCAGCCGCCGCTCTACAAGCTCGCGAACAAGGGCAACATCCATTATGCGATGGACGACGAGGACCGTGCACGGATCACCAGGGAACACTTCAAGGGCAACCAGAAGATCGAGCTGACCCGCTTCAAGGGTCTCGGCGAGATGAACCCGGCCCAGCTGAAGGAAACTACGATGAGCCCGGGCAGCCGCATCCTCGCCCGCGTCACCCTGCCGGACTCGATGGACGAGCTGACCGAGATGAAGCCCGCCGAACTCATCAACACGCTGATGGGCAAGAAGGCCGAACTCCGCTTCAAATTCATCCAGGAAAACGCCGCCTTCGTCGAAGAGCTGGATATCTAA
- a CDS encoding HAMP domain-containing histidine kinase: MSDTHNFLRYVLTDKPNEDAAIGPRVRLQQHLDLSRAVQLMAMITIFNTMIAGYVAYSMTHDGMVVAWAATNFVMAALMLFDYLRKSGRATPKTVSGRYVRRSESMSIFTGFVFGSLPLYLRSDPFDSLIFSSLFTVSMCAGLMCVLPRNPRLVMRYLVGSVLPLLVHIIVHFNDRMIAIAIGLSLLFFTIYFGARAAFKLYLKEVKSVEEATQLREILEVALDGSGQAFAVLSTDGKVVFENELYTQVKPALRNVESLGGVVHAHDRYWQTATYEVASIGSVEIFTDVTRIEDARQEAESLRQEADEASNAKTRFLRSVTSELLVPLRTIRLQASMMDAGSRIPVTKTDMNRAADQIRLLTESLEGRVEQIIGYASGEATQADLAATSDLRETDHNPVLKLESFLRRSLRAGPNS; encoded by the coding sequence ATGAGTGATACGCACAACTTCCTGCGGTATGTCCTGACGGACAAGCCGAATGAGGACGCGGCCATCGGCCCGCGCGTTCGCTTGCAACAACACCTCGACCTGTCGCGCGCCGTCCAGCTGATGGCGATGATCACGATCTTCAACACGATGATCGCCGGCTATGTCGCCTATTCGATGACCCATGACGGCATGGTCGTGGCCTGGGCCGCGACCAACTTCGTGATGGCCGCGCTGATGCTGTTCGACTACCTGCGCAAATCCGGCCGCGCGACTCCCAAGACCGTCAGTGGCCGCTATGTGCGCCGCTCGGAGTCGATGTCGATCTTCACCGGCTTCGTGTTCGGCAGCCTGCCGCTCTACCTCAGGTCCGACCCGTTCGACTCGCTGATCTTCTCGAGCCTCTTCACCGTTTCGATGTGCGCCGGCCTGATGTGCGTCCTGCCGCGCAACCCGCGCCTCGTGATGCGCTACCTCGTCGGCTCGGTCCTGCCGCTGCTGGTCCACATCATCGTCCACTTCAACGACCGGATGATCGCCATCGCGATCGGCCTGTCGCTGTTGTTCTTCACGATCTATTTCGGCGCCCGCGCCGCTTTCAAGCTGTACCTGAAGGAAGTCAAATCGGTCGAGGAAGCCACCCAGCTGCGCGAAATCCTTGAAGTCGCGCTCGACGGGTCCGGCCAGGCCTTCGCCGTTCTGTCCACGGACGGAAAGGTCGTCTTCGAGAACGAACTCTATACCCAGGTCAAACCCGCCCTGCGCAACGTCGAATCCCTCGGCGGCGTCGTCCACGCCCACGACCGCTACTGGCAGACGGCCACCTACGAAGTCGCCAGCATCGGCTCGGTCGAGATCTTCACCGACGTGACGCGCATCGAAGACGCCCGCCAGGAAGCAGAATCGCTGCGCCAGGAGGCCGACGAGGCGAGCAACGCCAAGACCCGCTTCCTGCGCTCCGTCACGTCCGAACTGCTGGTGCCCCTGCGCACCATCCGCCTGCAGGCCTCGATGATGGATGCCGGCTCGCGCATCCCTGTCACCAAGACCGACATGAACCGCGCCGCCGACCAGATCCGCCTGCTGACGGAATCCCTCGAAGGCCGCGTCGAACAGATCATCGGCTATGCCAGCGGCGAAGCAACGCAGGCCGATCTCGCCGCCACCAGCGACCTGCGCGAAACCGACCACAATCCGGTCCTCAAGCTCGAATCCTTCCTTCGCCGTTCGCTGCGCGCCGGCCCGAACAGCTGA
- the lon gene encoding endopeptidase La, giving the protein MPRSKTVPVLPLRDIVVFPDMVAPLFVGRDKSVRALEMIEESENEIMLVAQKDAAIDNPTSGDMHTVGTLATILQLLKLPDGTVKVLVEGKTRARLVQLHDRGEYFEAEVEAIAEAETAGGDVTALMRAVQEQFESYVKLNRKIPPEAVSSIGQMTEPGRLADQVASNLSVKLSDKQELLELPDAKDRLEKVFALMEGEMGMLQMERKIKNRVKRQMEKTQREYYLNEQMKAIQRELGDQGEGGERDELAELDQKIADTPLSQEARAKAEAEMKKLRQMSPMSAESTVVRNYLDWLLSLPWGKRKEIVTDLRKAEKQLDDDHYGLDKVKERILEYLAVQKRTGKLKGPILCLVGPPGVGKTSLGKSIAEATGRDFVRVSLGGVRDESEIRGHRRTYIGSMPGRVIQSLKKTKSGNPLFLLDEIDKMGMDHRGDPASALLEVLDPEQNSTFNDHYLEVDYDLSDVMFVTTANSLNMPQPLLDRMEIIRIAGYTEEEKLEITKRHLIPQVREDHGLKAEEWIVTDGAIRDLIRFYTREAGVRSLKREIARLARKAVRELALNEGSSLTVTEGNLATFAGVRKHRYGLADETDQIGAVTGLAWTEVGGDLLTIEAVKMPGRGAMKVTGNLRDVMKESIQAASSLVRARSVTFGIKPTAFNTTDIHVHVPDGATPKDGPSAGIAMTTAIVSLLTGVPVNREVAMTGEVSLRGRVLPIGGLKEKLLAALRGGIKTVLIPKENEKDLDEIPDNVKTGLKIIPVSDIQEVLKLALMRPLTPIEWSEADEAALQASLSGTPGTSAGDSDTIRAPH; this is encoded by the coding sequence ATGCCAAGATCGAAGACTGTGCCGGTGTTGCCGCTGAGGGACATCGTTGTTTTCCCGGACATGGTGGCGCCGCTGTTTGTCGGCCGCGACAAGTCCGTCCGCGCCCTCGAGATGATCGAGGAGAGCGAGAACGAGATCATGCTGGTCGCGCAGAAGGATGCCGCGATCGACAACCCGACCTCCGGCGACATGCATACCGTGGGTACGCTGGCGACCATCCTGCAACTTCTGAAATTGCCCGACGGCACCGTGAAGGTGCTGGTGGAAGGCAAGACCCGCGCGCGGCTGGTGCAGCTGCACGACCGGGGCGAGTATTTCGAGGCGGAAGTGGAGGCGATTGCCGAGGCCGAGACGGCCGGCGGCGACGTGACGGCGCTGATGCGCGCCGTGCAGGAACAGTTCGAGAGCTATGTGAAGCTGAACCGCAAGATCCCGCCGGAAGCGGTGTCCTCGATCGGGCAGATGACCGAGCCGGGGCGCCTGGCCGACCAGGTGGCGTCGAACCTGTCGGTGAAACTCTCCGACAAGCAGGAACTGCTGGAGCTGCCGGATGCCAAGGACCGCCTCGAGAAGGTGTTCGCCCTCATGGAAGGCGAAATGGGCATGCTGCAGATGGAGCGGAAGATCAAAAACCGCGTCAAGCGGCAGATGGAGAAGACCCAGCGCGAGTATTACCTGAACGAGCAGATGAAGGCGATCCAGCGCGAGCTGGGCGACCAGGGCGAAGGCGGCGAGCGCGATGAGCTGGCCGAACTCGACCAGAAGATTGCCGACACGCCGCTCAGCCAGGAAGCCCGCGCCAAGGCCGAGGCCGAGATGAAGAAGCTGCGTCAGATGTCGCCGATGTCGGCGGAATCGACCGTGGTGCGCAACTATCTCGACTGGCTGCTGTCGCTGCCCTGGGGCAAGCGCAAGGAGATCGTCACCGACCTCCGCAAGGCCGAGAAACAGCTCGACGATGACCACTACGGTCTCGACAAGGTGAAAGAGCGGATCCTCGAATACCTTGCCGTGCAGAAACGCACCGGCAAGCTGAAGGGACCGATCCTCTGCCTCGTGGGCCCGCCGGGCGTCGGCAAGACCTCGCTCGGCAAGTCGATTGCCGAGGCGACGGGTCGTGACTTCGTGCGCGTGTCGCTCGGCGGCGTGCGCGACGAGAGCGAGATCCGCGGCCACCGCCGGACCTATATCGGCTCGATGCCGGGACGGGTGATCCAGTCGCTGAAGAAGACGAAGAGCGGCAACCCGCTGTTCCTTCTCGACGAGATCGACAAGATGGGCATGGACCACCGGGGCGACCCGGCCTCGGCCCTGCTCGAAGTGCTCGACCCCGAGCAGAACTCGACGTTCAACGACCACTACCTGGAAGTCGACTACGACCTCTCGGATGTGATGTTCGTGACGACGGCGAACTCGCTCAACATGCCGCAGCCCTTGCTCGACCGGATGGAGATCATCCGGATTGCGGGGTACACGGAAGAAGAGAAGCTCGAGATCACCAAGCGCCACCTGATCCCTCAGGTGCGCGAGGACCATGGCCTGAAGGCCGAGGAGTGGATCGTCACCGATGGCGCGATCCGCGATCTCATCCGCTTCTACACCCGTGAAGCCGGCGTGCGCAGCCTGAAGCGCGAGATTGCGCGCCTTGCCCGCAAGGCAGTGCGCGAACTGGCGCTGAACGAAGGCTCAAGCCTGACGGTGACCGAGGGCAACCTCGCGACCTTCGCGGGCGTGCGCAAGCACCGCTACGGCCTTGCCGACGAGACCGACCAGATCGGGGCCGTGACCGGCCTTGCCTGGACGGAAGTCGGCGGCGACCTCCTCACCATCGAGGCGGTCAAGATGCCGGGCCGCGGCGCCATGAAGGTGACGGGCAACCTGCGCGACGTGATGAAGGAATCGATCCAGGCGGCGAGCTCGCTCGTCCGTGCACGGTCGGTGACGTTCGGCATCAAGCCGACGGCCTTCAATACGACGGACATCCACGTGCACGTGCCGGATGGCGCGACGCCGAAGGATGGCCCTTCGGCAGGTATCGCCATGACGACCGCCATCGTCTCGCTGCTGACCGGGGTTCCGGTCAACCGCGAGGTCGCGATGACGGGCGAGGTAAGCCTTCGCGGACGGGTGCTGCCGATCGGCGGCCTCAAGGAGAAACTGCTCGCGGCCTTGCGCGGCGGCATCAAGACGGTGCTGATCCCGAAGGAGAACGAGAAGGATCTCGACGAGATCCCGGACAATGTGAAGACCGGCCTGAAGATCATCCCGGTCTCCGACATCCAGGAAGTGCTGAAGCTGGCGCTGATGCGCCCGCTGACGCCGATCGAATGGTCCGAAGCGGACGAGGCCGCGCTGCAGGCGAGCCTCTCGGGCACACCGGGCACCTCGGCCGGCGACTCCGACACGATCCGTGCGCCGCACTGA
- a CDS encoding fatty acid desaturase family protein — MAATIKLSDALSKDELRDLRQKSDLRAAASFVFTWTLIAGAFAVAIVWPNPATILLGVIILGGRLLALGVMNHDCAHHAFFKNPKVDEFVGHWLCGAPLNTSLHVYRAYHLKHHKFAGTPDDPDIGFVKNYPVPAESLRRKFIRDLTGQTGYRDTLRKIRNFKLSKNWPWLTFHVLLLGTLTLAGAPWAYLMWWAAELTVYPAIVRLRQIGEHGTAKDRTSLDPRLNTGTTVAPFWQRVFIAPNDVNYHLEHHMFASIPPYRLGKLHRLLESRGYYDGFDCISRGYGDVLRRAVRSDAPRMLAAE, encoded by the coding sequence GTGGCTGCAACCATCAAGCTTTCGGACGCGCTGTCAAAAGACGAGCTGCGCGACCTGCGGCAGAAGTCTGACCTGCGGGCGGCGGCTTCGTTCGTGTTTACCTGGACGCTGATTGCGGGCGCGTTTGCCGTTGCCATCGTCTGGCCGAACCCGGCGACGATCCTGCTCGGCGTCATCATCCTGGGCGGGCGGCTGCTGGCACTCGGCGTTATGAACCATGACTGCGCGCACCATGCCTTCTTCAAGAACCCGAAGGTGGACGAATTCGTCGGCCACTGGCTGTGCGGCGCGCCGCTCAATACATCGCTGCATGTCTACCGGGCGTATCACCTGAAGCATCACAAGTTTGCCGGCACGCCGGATGACCCGGATATCGGTTTCGTCAAGAATTACCCGGTGCCGGCGGAAAGCCTGCGCCGGAAATTCATCCGTGACCTGACGGGCCAGACGGGCTACCGCGACACGCTGCGCAAGATCCGGAATTTCAAGCTGTCGAAGAACTGGCCCTGGCTGACCTTCCATGTGCTGCTGCTGGGCACGCTGACGCTGGCGGGGGCGCCGTGGGCCTACTTGATGTGGTGGGCGGCGGAGCTGACCGTGTATCCGGCGATCGTCCGCCTGCGGCAGATCGGCGAGCATGGCACGGCAAAGGACCGCACGAGCCTAGACCCGCGCCTCAATACCGGCACGACCGTGGCGCCGTTCTGGCAGCGCGTGTTCATTGCGCCGAACGACGTGAACTACCACCTCGAGCACCACATGTTCGCGAGCATTCCGCCTTACCGGCTCGGCAAGCTGCACCGGCTGCTGGAATCACGCGGCTACTATGACGGTTTCGACTGCATCTCGCGCGGCTATGGCGATGTGCTGCGGCGCGCCGTTCGTTCGGACGCGCCGCGGATGCTGGCGGCGGAGTAA
- a CDS encoding acyl-CoA dehydrogenase family protein, which produces MDGCLPLAEDAADLADGEFRAEVDAFLGRELTEDLRAAGRATTGLKSSPEACRAWGDKLRARGWYAPSWPTAFGGAGWTTAQRLYFENACAARDAPLLQSSGVRTIGPLIIAEGTRQQQARYLPAILSGAHEWCQGFSEPQAGSDLSALTLRAERDGDDFILTGSKLWTSFAQYATHMFLLARCDPNTRGGEGLVFLLVEMNRPGIEVRPIRFLDGECETNEVFFNGVRTPAADRIGAIGEGWKAAKTLMAIARGNNTTTGVLRRALRAARHAAAGAGDIDARLSERFAHLDLRIDLFEALERRAGSSGLGIDDAPATSALKLLATELHQAITETGLEAAPWSDFAPAKYLATRAATIYSGTSEVHRNILARAIGCP; this is translated from the coding sequence ATGGACGGCTGCCTGCCCCTCGCGGAAGACGCCGCTGACCTCGCCGACGGCGAATTCCGCGCCGAGGTCGACGCCTTTCTCGGCCGCGAACTCACCGAAGACCTGCGCGCCGCCGGCCGTGCCACCACGGGCCTCAAGTCGTCGCCCGAGGCCTGCCGCGCCTGGGGCGACAAGCTGCGCGCCCGCGGCTGGTACGCGCCCTCCTGGCCCACCGCCTTCGGCGGCGCCGGCTGGACCACGGCCCAGCGCCTCTACTTCGAGAACGCCTGCGCTGCCCGCGACGCGCCGCTGCTCCAATCCTCCGGTGTGCGCACCATCGGTCCACTGATCATCGCCGAAGGCACCCGCCAGCAACAGGCGCGCTACCTGCCGGCCATCCTCTCCGGCGCCCATGAATGGTGCCAGGGCTTTTCAGAGCCGCAGGCCGGCTCCGATCTCTCGGCCCTCACCCTGCGCGCCGAGCGTGACGGCGACGACTTCATCCTCACCGGCAGCAAGCTCTGGACGAGCTTTGCCCAGTACGCGACGCACATGTTCCTGCTCGCCCGCTGCGATCCGAACACACGCGGCGGCGAAGGCCTCGTCTTCCTCCTCGTCGAGATGAACCGCCCCGGCATCGAGGTTCGCCCCATCCGCTTCCTCGACGGCGAATGCGAAACCAACGAAGTCTTCTTCAATGGCGTGCGCACACCCGCCGCCGACCGCATCGGCGCCATCGGCGAAGGCTGGAAAGCCGCCAAGACGCTGATGGCCATCGCGCGCGGCAACAACACCACCACCGGCGTCCTGCGCCGCGCCCTGCGCGCCGCCCGCCATGCCGCCGCAGGCGCGGGAGACATCGACGCCCGCCTGTCCGAACGCTTCGCCCACCTCGACCTGCGCATCGACCTGTTCGAAGCGCTGGAGCGACGCGCCGGATCGTCCGGCCTCGGAATAGACGACGCGCCCGCCACCTCCGCCCTGAAACTCCTCGCCACAGAGCTGCATCAGGCGATCACCGAAACCGGCCTCGAAGCCGCCCCCTGGTCGGACTTCGCCCCGGCCAAGTATCTCGCGACCCGCGCGGCCACGATCTATTCCGGCACATCCGAAGTCCACCGCAACATCCTCGCCCGCGCCATCGGCTGTCCGTGA
- a CDS encoding pyridoxamine 5'-phosphate oxidase family protein: protein MDKALEKQILELLDAHRIMTVATLRPDGWPQATTVGYSNEGMTLYFLCGQESQKAANLAKDNRVSVTIDSDVDQVLDIKGLSMAARAERITDPEEGRKAISFLFARYPAQKDFQMEPPPPETVALFQLKPVVISVLDYSKGFAHSELVTV from the coding sequence ATGGACAAGGCGCTCGAGAAACAGATTCTGGAACTGCTGGACGCTCACCGGATCATGACGGTTGCAACGTTGCGGCCCGACGGATGGCCGCAGGCCACGACGGTCGGATATTCCAACGAAGGCATGACGCTGTACTTCCTCTGCGGACAGGAAAGCCAGAAGGCGGCGAACCTGGCGAAGGACAACCGGGTCTCTGTCACCATCGACAGCGATGTGGACCAGGTGTTGGACATCAAGGGCCTGTCGATGGCGGCGCGGGCGGAGCGCATCACTGATCCGGAAGAAGGGCGCAAGGCGATCAGTTTTCTGTTCGCGCGCTATCCCGCCCAGAAGGATTTCCAGATGGAGCCGCCGCCGCCTGAGACGGTCGCGCTCTTCCAGCTGAAACCGGTGGTGATTTCGGTGCTCGATTATTCCAAAGGCTTTGCCCACAGCGAGTTGGTGACGGTGTAG